The Vanessa cardui chromosome 9, ilVanCard2.1, whole genome shotgun sequence genome has a window encoding:
- the LOC124532260 gene encoding ras suppressor protein 1, with protein MSHPPPVSCIPNTAKMSKAKKVIEEAKEINNPEIDLVDKGISSLDEIPGLFSLENITRLTLSHNKLQVVPAGLANLINLEILNLANNHIEELPISLSSLPKLRILNVSLNRLYTLPRGFGAFPVLEILDLTYNNLKEQTLPGNFFMMESLRALYLGDNDFEFLPPEIGNLKNLQILSMRENDLIEVPKELGQLARLRELHLQGNRLVVLPPEIGTLDLASNKSVLRLEGNFWVPPIEDQLKLGPSHVLDYLRSETYRVLYSRHMSAKPPPPPQTLDKSKKASRARS; from the exons ATGAGTCATCCTCCGCCAGTTTCCTGTATTCCAAACACTGCCAAAATGTCGAAagctaaaaaagtaattgaagaagcgaaagaaataaataatccaGAAATTGATTTGGTGGATAAAGGGATTTCTAGCTTAGACGAAATACCTGGACTAT TTAGTCTTGAAAATATTACACGTTTAACACTCAGTCACAACAAGCTGCAAGTTGTTCCGGCTGGACTAGCGAATCTCATTAACTTGGAGATTCTTAACCTCGCTAATAACCACATCGAAGAGTTGCCAATAAGTTTATCATCGTTGCCAaaacttcgaattttaaatGTGTCTCTCAACCGACTGTACACTCTACCAAGAGGATTTGGTGCATTCCCGGTGTTGGAAATTTTGGATTTGacctataataatttaaaagaacaaaCTCTACCCGGAAATTTCTTCATGATGG AAAGTCTCCGAGCATTGTATTTGGgagataatgactttgaattcCTACCACCGGAAATTGGAAACTTGAAGAATTTACAAATT CTATCAATGAGGGAAAATGATCTGATAGAAGTGCCAAAAGAGCTTGGTCAATTGGCACGGTTGAGGGAATTGCATTTACAGGGCAATCGTCTAGTTGTCTTGCCACCGGAAATAG gtaCATTAGACCTTGCAAGTAATAAATCTGTGTTAAGATTGGAAGGTAACTTCTGGGTTCCACCAATCGAAGACCAGTTGAAGCTGGGACCTTCACATGTGCTTGACTACTTGCGTTCAGAAACATATAGAGT ACTGTACAGTCGCCACATGTCAGCTAAGCCGCCTCCGCCACCGCAGACACTGGACAAGAGCAAGAAGGCCAGCAGAGCTCGCTCCTAA